In Streptantibioticus cattleyicolor NRRL 8057 = DSM 46488, a genomic segment contains:
- a CDS encoding diaminobutyrate--2-oxoglutarate transaminase, translated as MPTAEGRPSPPQGAAPADGPGVPGGADAILGRQAARESAARTYARSLPVVPVRARGMTIEGADGRRYLDCLAGAGTLALGHNHPVVLEAIRAVLDSGAPLHVLDLATPVKDAFTTALFETLPPELAENGRIQFCGPAGTDAVEAAVKLVRHATGRSGLLTFTGAYHGMTAVSLAAGGDTTARAAVGEADARITRLPYPYDYRCPFGVGGDRGAELSARWTATLLDDPKGGLQPPAGMLLEVVQGEGGVVPAPDAWLRRMRQLTKDRGIPLIADEVQTGVGRTGAFWAVEHSGIVPDVMVLSKAIGGSLPLAVVVYREELDTWHPGAHAGTFRGNQLAMAAGTATLRYVRENRLHERAARIGARMLTRLRGLAAHYPCVGDVRGRGLMIGVELVDPARPRDEYGALPAAPRLAAAVQAQALRRGLIVELGGRHGSVVRLLPPLTITDEQAEAVLDRLSDAIAAAERTAQHPGVIPGQGSA; from the coding sequence ATGCCCACGGCAGAAGGCCGGCCGTCACCGCCGCAGGGGGCCGCCCCGGCCGACGGCCCCGGGGTGCCCGGCGGCGCCGACGCGATCCTCGGCCGTCAGGCGGCCCGCGAGTCGGCGGCCCGGACGTACGCCCGCTCGCTGCCGGTGGTGCCGGTACGGGCCCGGGGCATGACCATCGAGGGCGCCGACGGCCGCCGTTACCTCGACTGCCTGGCCGGCGCCGGCACCCTCGCCCTCGGGCACAACCACCCGGTGGTGCTGGAGGCCATCCGCGCCGTGCTCGACTCCGGCGCCCCGCTGCACGTGCTCGACCTCGCCACGCCCGTCAAGGACGCCTTCACCACCGCCCTGTTCGAGACGCTCCCGCCCGAGCTGGCGGAGAACGGGCGGATCCAGTTCTGCGGACCGGCCGGCACCGACGCCGTGGAGGCCGCCGTCAAACTCGTCCGCCACGCCACCGGGCGCTCCGGGCTGCTCACCTTCACCGGCGCCTACCACGGGATGACCGCCGTCTCCCTGGCCGCCGGCGGCGACACCACGGCACGGGCCGCCGTCGGCGAGGCCGACGCCCGGATCACCCGGCTGCCCTACCCGTACGACTACCGCTGCCCGTTCGGGGTGGGCGGCGACCGCGGCGCCGAACTGTCCGCCCGCTGGACGGCCACCTTGCTCGACGACCCCAAGGGCGGGCTCCAGCCCCCCGCCGGGATGCTGCTGGAAGTGGTGCAGGGCGAGGGCGGCGTCGTCCCGGCCCCCGACGCGTGGCTGCGCCGGATGCGGCAGCTCACCAAGGACCGCGGCATCCCGCTGATCGCGGACGAGGTGCAGACCGGGGTCGGCCGCACCGGGGCGTTCTGGGCGGTCGAGCACAGCGGGATCGTGCCGGACGTCATGGTGCTCTCCAAGGCGATCGGCGGCAGCCTCCCGCTCGCCGTCGTGGTCTACCGCGAGGAGCTCGACACCTGGCACCCCGGCGCCCACGCGGGCACGTTCCGCGGCAACCAGCTCGCCATGGCCGCGGGCACCGCCACCCTGCGGTACGTCCGGGAGAACCGGCTGCACGAACGGGCCGCCCGGATCGGCGCACGGATGCTCACCCGGTTGCGCGGACTCGCCGCGCACTACCCCTGCGTGGGGGACGTCCGGGGTCGCGGTCTGATGATCGGCGTGGAGCTGGTCGACCCGGCCCGCCCCCGGGACGAGTACGGCGCGCTCCCCGCCGCACCCCGGCTGGCCGCCGCCGTCCAGGCCCAGGCGCTGCGCCGCGGGCTCATCGTCGAACTCGGCGGACGCCACGGCAGCGTGGTCCGGCTGCTGCCCCCGCTCACCATCACCGACGAGCAGGCCGAGGCCGTCCTCGACCGCCTCTCCGACGCCATCGCCGCCGCTGAACGCACCGCCCAGCACCCCGGCGTGATCCCGGGCCAGGGGAGCGCGTGA
- a CDS encoding trypsin-like serine peptidase, with amino-acid sequence MPHPPATARRPQQPAPRAPRARRNRPAAWTAAAVTAALALTATACGPSDTKADGKPAATASAGQGQDGHHGLRLPSGFPTSLADLEKWKHGDWRKWDSWARRAADFANPVIKDLWKPRRMAEAKDRPVPQVPPNIGGDQGVSDPAPRPVQAVPVPTPYHRSAGPVGKIFFDTPQGSFVCSGTVVRDPAHPGRSNLVWTAGHCVHKGKAGGWYRNIVFVPSYNDDGLSAAAAASAPRQQVAPDGVWWADWAGTSRQWIDTGAESGGSGSPYDFAVLHVHPENGTGKSLEETVGAALPVWFDAPSATAISRMGAWGYPAAPPFDGARMFDCLDKPGRLSLDPSMPTEYRIGCTMTGGSSGGGWFAKRPDGTVALVSNTSIGPSDNTWLAGPHLGAEARSVFDAVSGRFAAAG; translated from the coding sequence ATGCCACACCCGCCCGCCACCGCACGGCGACCGCAGCAGCCGGCGCCCCGAGCACCCCGAGCGCGCCGGAACCGGCCGGCCGCCTGGACCGCCGCCGCCGTCACCGCCGCACTCGCGCTGACCGCCACCGCGTGCGGCCCCTCGGACACCAAGGCCGACGGCAAGCCCGCCGCCACCGCTTCGGCGGGACAGGGACAGGACGGCCACCACGGGCTGCGGCTCCCCAGCGGGTTCCCGACCAGCCTGGCGGACCTGGAGAAGTGGAAGCACGGCGACTGGAGGAAGTGGGACTCCTGGGCGCGCCGGGCGGCCGACTTCGCCAACCCGGTCATCAAGGACCTGTGGAAGCCGCGGCGGATGGCCGAGGCGAAGGACCGTCCGGTGCCGCAGGTGCCGCCCAACATCGGCGGCGACCAGGGCGTCAGTGACCCGGCGCCCCGGCCGGTGCAGGCCGTGCCGGTGCCCACCCCGTACCACCGCAGCGCCGGTCCGGTCGGCAAGATCTTCTTCGACACCCCGCAGGGCTCGTTCGTCTGCTCCGGCACGGTGGTGCGGGATCCGGCGCACCCGGGCAGGTCCAACCTGGTGTGGACGGCCGGCCACTGCGTGCACAAGGGCAAGGCGGGCGGCTGGTACCGCAACATCGTCTTCGTGCCGTCGTACAACGACGACGGACTCTCCGCCGCCGCGGCGGCGAGCGCCCCGCGCCAGCAGGTCGCCCCGGACGGGGTGTGGTGGGCGGACTGGGCGGGCACCTCCCGGCAGTGGATCGACACCGGCGCCGAGAGCGGCGGTTCCGGCTCGCCGTACGACTTCGCGGTGCTCCACGTGCACCCGGAGAACGGCACCGGCAAGTCGCTGGAGGAGACGGTGGGGGCGGCGCTGCCGGTGTGGTTCGACGCGCCGTCCGCCACCGCGATCAGCAGGATGGGCGCCTGGGGCTACCCGGCCGCCCCGCCGTTCGACGGCGCCCGGATGTTCGACTGCCTCGACAAGCCGGGGCGGCTGTCGCTGGACCCGTCGATGCCGACCGAGTACCGCATCGGCTGCACCATGACCGGCGGTTCCTCCGGCGGCGGCTGGTTCGCCAAGCGGCCGGACGGCACCGTGGCGCTGGTCTCCAACACCTCGATCGGCCCGTCCGACAACACCTGGCTGGCCGGTCCGCATCTGGGCGCGGAGGCCAGGTCGGTCTTCGACGCGGTCAGCGGGCGGTTCGCCGCGGCCGGGTAG
- the dapF gene encoding diaminopimelate epimerase, with translation MHPTHSGLPFLKGHGTENDFVIIPDPDGALELSAAMVARLCDRRAGIGGDGILRVVRSAAHPEAAAMAGEAEWFMDYRNADGSIAEMCGNGVRVFARYLQHAGLVGEGDLAVATRAGVRRPHIAKADADGTPGRITVDMGRATLHPDQVEVTVGDRRWPARHVNMGNPHAVAFVDDLRHAGRLLDAPEVSPASVYPEGVNVEFVTDRGPRHVAMRVHERGSGETRSCGTGACAVAVATARRDGVDPAVTGEPADYTVDLPGGRLLITERPDGTVEMTGPAVIVAEGVVDPAWLGR, from the coding sequence GTGCATCCCACCCACAGCGGCCTGCCCTTTCTCAAGGGCCACGGCACCGAGAACGACTTCGTGATCATCCCCGATCCCGACGGGGCGCTGGAGCTGTCCGCGGCCATGGTGGCCCGGCTGTGCGACCGGCGCGCCGGGATCGGGGGCGACGGCATCCTGCGGGTGGTCCGCTCCGCCGCGCACCCCGAGGCGGCGGCCATGGCCGGCGAGGCCGAGTGGTTCATGGACTACCGCAACGCCGACGGCAGCATCGCCGAGATGTGCGGCAACGGGGTCCGGGTCTTCGCCCGCTACCTCCAGCACGCCGGACTCGTCGGCGAGGGCGACCTCGCGGTGGCCACCCGCGCCGGGGTGCGCCGGCCGCACATCGCCAAGGCGGACGCCGACGGCACCCCGGGCCGGATCACCGTGGACATGGGCCGCGCCACGCTCCACCCCGACCAGGTCGAGGTCACCGTGGGCGACCGCCGCTGGCCGGCCCGCCACGTGAACATGGGCAACCCGCACGCCGTGGCCTTCGTCGACGACCTCCGGCACGCCGGACGCCTCCTCGACGCGCCGGAGGTGAGCCCGGCGTCGGTCTACCCCGAGGGGGTCAACGTCGAGTTCGTCACCGACCGCGGGCCGCGCCACGTGGCCATGCGGGTGCACGAACGCGGCTCCGGCGAGACCCGTTCCTGCGGCACCGGCGCGTGCGCCGTCGCGGTCGCCACGGCCCGCCGCGACGGCGTCGACCCGGCGGTCACCGGGGAGCCCGCCGACTACACCGTGGACCTGCCGGGCGGGCGGCTGCTCATCACCGAACGGCCGGACGGTACCGTGGAGATGACCGGGCCCGCCGTGATCGTGGCCGAGGGCGTCGTCGATCCGGCATGGCTCGGGCGATGA
- a CDS encoding RelA/SpoT family protein: MDAVPAVSGGNERRRGLTRPTLRRLGRAALFGSAGGRDRLPDAIEHVAKVHRAHHPRADLDTLRRAYLLAESSHRGQLRKSGEPYITHPLAVTLILAELGAETTTLTASLLHDTVEDTDVTLEQVRAEFGEEVCYLVDGVTKLEKVDYGAAAEPETFRKMLVATGNDVRVMSIKLADRLHNMRTLGVMRPEKQARIAKVTRDVLIPLAERLGVQALKTELEDLVFAILHPEEYARARDAMVRHDSAPDPLAAVAERVRTVLRDAGIAAEVAIRPRHVLSVHRARLKRGGELGGSEYGRLLVLVAEDADCYAVLGELHTCFTPVIAEFKDFIAAPKFNLYQSLHTAIADRDGAITEILVRTRRMHRVAEAGVIALGNPYTTAEGDGGEESPGRTDPTRPGWLSRLLEWQRDASDPDTFWTALRDELAQDREITVFSADGGTIGLPAGATCVDAAYAIDADTGHACIGAQVNGRLVSLGTPLRDGDTLHLLMAAGEASGPSPQWLAHARTPAARIAISRWLAAHPATAEDEPVSHPVRPVPAPDPPAPAEPVALTDRPGAAVRLARCCTPVPPDEVTGFVIRGGTVAVHRKQCPQVTRMTAAGRTLSTVRWRDDPPAAGYLVTVRAEALGRPRLLADLTEAISAAGVGILAADVEPPQQHRVRHTYTIELPRAGALPELMRAMRRVPGVYDVYRTRPEVAATP, from the coding sequence ATGGACGCCGTACCCGCGGTATCCGGGGGGAACGAACGCAGGCGGGGCCTGACCCGGCCGACCCTGCGCAGGCTCGGCCGGGCCGCGCTGTTCGGCTCGGCCGGCGGACGCGACCGGCTGCCCGACGCCATCGAACACGTCGCCAAGGTCCACCGCGCCCACCACCCGCGCGCCGACCTCGACACGCTGCGCCGCGCCTACCTGCTCGCGGAGTCCTCGCACCGCGGCCAACTGCGCAAGAGCGGCGAGCCCTACATCACCCACCCGCTCGCCGTCACCCTGATCCTGGCCGAACTCGGCGCCGAGACGACCACGTTGACCGCCTCGCTGCTGCACGACACCGTCGAGGACACCGACGTCACCCTGGAGCAGGTCCGCGCCGAGTTCGGCGAGGAGGTCTGCTACCTGGTCGACGGCGTCACCAAGCTGGAGAAGGTCGACTACGGCGCCGCCGCCGAGCCGGAGACCTTCCGCAAGATGCTCGTCGCCACCGGCAACGACGTGCGGGTGATGTCCATCAAACTCGCCGACCGGCTGCACAACATGCGCACCCTCGGCGTGATGCGCCCGGAGAAGCAGGCCCGCATCGCCAAGGTCACCCGGGACGTCCTCATCCCGCTCGCCGAACGCCTCGGCGTCCAGGCGCTCAAGACCGAGCTGGAGGACCTGGTCTTCGCCATCCTCCACCCCGAGGAGTACGCCCGCGCCCGCGACGCCATGGTCCGCCACGACTCCGCCCCCGACCCGCTGGCCGCCGTCGCCGAGCGGGTCCGCACCGTACTGCGGGACGCGGGGATCGCCGCCGAGGTCGCCATCCGCCCCCGGCACGTGCTCTCCGTCCACCGCGCCCGGCTCAAACGCGGCGGCGAACTCGGCGGCAGCGAGTACGGCCGGCTGTTGGTGCTGGTCGCCGAGGACGCCGACTGCTACGCCGTCCTCGGCGAGCTGCACACCTGTTTCACCCCGGTGATCGCGGAATTCAAGGACTTCATCGCCGCCCCCAAGTTCAACCTCTACCAGTCGCTGCACACCGCGATCGCCGACCGCGACGGCGCGATCACCGAGATCCTGGTCCGCACCCGGCGGATGCACCGGGTCGCCGAGGCCGGCGTCATCGCCCTGGGCAACCCCTACACCACCGCCGAGGGCGACGGCGGCGAGGAGTCCCCCGGGCGCACCGACCCCACCCGCCCCGGCTGGCTCTCCCGCCTGCTGGAGTGGCAGCGCGACGCCTCCGACCCGGACACCTTCTGGACCGCGCTCCGCGACGAACTCGCCCAGGACCGCGAGATCACCGTCTTCTCCGCGGACGGCGGCACCATCGGCCTGCCGGCCGGCGCCACCTGCGTGGACGCCGCCTACGCCATCGACGCCGACACCGGCCACGCCTGCATCGGCGCCCAGGTCAACGGGCGCCTGGTCTCCCTGGGCACCCCGCTGCGCGACGGGGACACCCTGCACCTGCTGATGGCCGCCGGCGAGGCCTCCGGCCCGTCGCCGCAGTGGCTGGCGCACGCCCGCACCCCGGCCGCCCGGATCGCCATCAGCCGCTGGCTCGCCGCCCATCCGGCCACCGCCGAGGACGAACCGGTCTCGCACCCGGTACGCCCGGTGCCGGCGCCCGATCCGCCCGCGCCCGCCGAGCCGGTGGCCCTCACCGACCGCCCCGGCGCCGCGGTACGCCTGGCCCGCTGCTGTACCCCGGTGCCGCCGGACGAGGTGACCGGGTTCGTCATCCGCGGCGGCACCGTGGCCGTGCACCGCAAGCAGTGCCCCCAGGTGACCCGGATGACCGCGGCCGGGCGCACCCTCAGCACGGTGCGCTGGCGGGACGATCCGCCGGCCGCCGGCTACCTGGTCACCGTCCGCGCCGAGGCGCTGGGCCGCCCCCGGCTGCTCGCCGACCTCACCGAGGCGATCTCCGCCGCCGGCGTCGGCATCCTCGCCGCCGACGTCGAGCCCCCCCAGCAGCACCGGGTCCGCCACACCTACACCATCGAGCTGCCGCGCGCCGGCGCGCTGCCCGAGCTGATGCGCGCCATGCGCCGGGTGCCGGGGGTCTACGACGTCTACCGCACCCGGCCGGAGGTCGCCGCCACCCCGTGA
- the miaA gene encoding tRNA (adenosine(37)-N6)-dimethylallyltransferase MiaA, giving the protein MNNAVPYARTPQVIAVVGPTAAGKSDLGTALAERLGGEVVNADSMQLYRGMDIGTAKLTPAERRGVPHHLLDVWEVTRTASVAEYQELARAEIDRLLAAGRVPVLVGGSGLYVRATIDALRFPGTDPAVRARLEAELDEHGSGALHARLAAVDPRAARSILPGNGRRIVRALEVIEITGAPFTANLPAAGPEGAVYDTLQIGVDVPRPVLDERITARVDRMWRDGLLEEVRRLEKSGLRDGLTASRALGYQQVLAHFAGECTEQEARDETVRATKRFARRQDSWFRRDPRVHWLQGDAGELAEQALALLERPVTA; this is encoded by the coding sequence GTGAACAACGCAGTCCCGTACGCCCGTACCCCACAGGTGATCGCCGTGGTCGGCCCCACCGCGGCCGGCAAGTCGGATCTCGGCACCGCCCTCGCCGAGCGCCTCGGGGGCGAGGTGGTCAACGCCGACTCCATGCAGCTGTACCGGGGCATGGACATCGGCACGGCCAAACTCACCCCCGCCGAGCGCCGCGGCGTCCCCCACCACCTGCTGGACGTCTGGGAGGTCACCCGCACCGCCAGCGTCGCGGAGTACCAGGAACTGGCCCGGGCCGAGATCGACCGGCTGCTCGCCGCGGGGCGGGTGCCGGTGCTGGTCGGCGGCTCCGGGCTCTACGTGCGGGCCACCATCGACGCGCTGCGCTTCCCCGGCACCGACCCCGCGGTACGCGCCCGGCTCGAGGCCGAGCTGGACGAGCACGGCAGCGGCGCCCTCCACGCCCGGCTGGCCGCCGTCGACCCGCGGGCCGCCCGCTCCATCCTGCCCGGCAACGGCCGCCGGATCGTCCGCGCCCTGGAGGTGATCGAGATCACCGGGGCCCCGTTCACCGCCAACCTCCCGGCGGCCGGCCCCGAGGGCGCCGTCTACGACACCCTCCAGATCGGCGTGGACGTCCCCCGTCCCGTACTGGACGAGCGCATCACGGCCCGGGTGGACCGCATGTGGCGGGACGGACTGCTGGAGGAGGTACGGCGACTGGAGAAGTCCGGACTGCGGGACGGGCTGACCGCCTCCCGTGCCCTGGGCTATCAGCAGGTGCTCGCCCACTTCGCCGGCGAGTGCACCGAACAGGAGGCGCGCGACGAGACCGTACGCGCCACCAAGCGCTTCGCGCGCCGCCAGGATTCCTGGTTCCGCCGCGACCCCCGGGTGCACTGGCTCCAGGGAGACGCCGGGGAACTCGCCGAGCAGGCGCTCGCGTTGCTCGAACGACCGGTCACAGCCTGA
- a CDS encoding M1 family metallopeptidase translates to MTRIAFRKATALAAAACAVLFTTAAQPQEPPRTGLGDRLYPALGDPRIHVGAYDITLDYHGNDKPLDAVTRMEARAVTGFDRFHLDFTHGTVRKVTVDGRPAAFRTTGEWLEITPGHHVEAGRPLRITVTHTSDPSGTDGQGGWVRTADGLALANQAVAAHHVFPCNDHPSDKAFFTFRITTPKGITAVAGGLPAGRPASGGTARAATTTWTYTTAHPVATELAQVSIGRSTVLHRTGPHGLPMRDVVPTADRTVLADRLALTPAQLSWMEGQVGPFPFETYGVLAVNTATGFELETQTLSLFERRLLVAPVAYVAPLMIHELAHQWFGDSVTPAAWSDVWLNEGHATWYEWRYRGEKKYGDSLDAQAKRAYQIDALARAAYGPPARPKVPPAGSKLGIFRENVYGGGALVLYALRHEIGDHAFRELERAWVTEHRDGNVTTHDFVALASRVAGRDLSGFLNGWLYGAKPPAMPGHPDWKPLTKLPVATALPGSPGAATRPGGRPAGRAQRPAPAVPAPVRR, encoded by the coding sequence ATGACCCGTATCGCGTTCCGCAAGGCCACCGCCCTCGCCGCGGCGGCGTGCGCGGTGCTCTTCACGACCGCCGCGCAACCGCAGGAGCCGCCCCGCACCGGGCTCGGCGACCGGCTCTACCCCGCCCTCGGCGACCCGCGCATCCACGTCGGCGCCTACGACATCACGCTGGACTACCACGGCAACGACAAGCCGCTGGACGCCGTCACCCGGATGGAGGCCCGGGCCGTGACCGGCTTCGACCGGTTCCACCTGGACTTCACCCACGGCACCGTCCGCAAGGTCACCGTCGACGGACGGCCGGCCGCGTTCCGGACCACGGGGGAGTGGCTGGAGATCACCCCGGGGCACCACGTCGAGGCGGGCCGGCCGCTGCGCATCACGGTCACCCACACCAGCGACCCCTCCGGCACCGACGGCCAGGGCGGCTGGGTACGCACCGCCGACGGCCTGGCCCTGGCCAACCAGGCGGTCGCCGCCCACCACGTCTTCCCCTGCAACGACCACCCCTCCGACAAGGCGTTCTTCACCTTCCGGATCACCACCCCGAAGGGGATCACCGCGGTCGCCGGCGGCCTGCCGGCGGGCCGCCCCGCCTCCGGCGGCACCGCCCGCGCGGCCACCACCACCTGGACGTACACCACCGCCCACCCGGTGGCCACCGAACTCGCCCAGGTCTCCATCGGACGCTCCACCGTGCTCCACCGCACCGGACCGCACGGGCTGCCCATGCGCGACGTGGTCCCCACCGCCGACCGCACGGTCCTCGCCGACCGGCTCGCGCTCACCCCGGCCCAGCTGAGCTGGATGGAGGGGCAGGTCGGCCCGTTCCCGTTCGAGACCTACGGCGTCCTGGCGGTCAACACCGCCACCGGCTTCGAACTGGAGACGCAGACCCTCTCCCTCTTCGAACGCCGGCTCCTGGTCGCCCCGGTCGCCTACGTCGCCCCGCTGATGATCCACGAACTGGCCCACCAGTGGTTCGGCGACAGCGTCACCCCGGCCGCCTGGTCCGACGTCTGGCTCAACGAGGGCCACGCCACCTGGTACGAGTGGCGCTACCGGGGCGAGAAGAAGTACGGCGACTCGCTGGACGCCCAGGCCAAACGGGCCTACCAGATCGACGCCCTGGCCCGCGCCGCCTACGGCCCGCCCGCCCGCCCCAAGGTGCCGCCGGCCGGCAGCAAGCTCGGCATCTTCCGGGAGAACGTCTACGGCGGCGGCGCCCTGGTGCTCTACGCCCTGCGCCACGAGATCGGCGACCACGCCTTCCGCGAGCTGGAACGCGCCTGGGTGACCGAGCACCGCGACGGCAACGTCACCACCCACGACTTCGTCGCCCTCGCCTCCCGCGTCGCCGGCCGCGACCTGTCCGGCTTCCTCAACGGCTGGCTGTACGGCGCCAAGCCCCCGGCCATGCCCGGCCACCCGGACTGGAAGCCGCTGACCAAGCTCCCGGTGGCCACCGCGCTCCCCGGCAGCCCCGGCGCCGCCACCCGCCCCGGTGGCCGCCCGGCCGGCCGGGCACAGCGGCCGGCCCCGGCCGTCCCGGCACCGGTACGGCGGTAA
- the hflX gene encoding GTPase HflX codes for MTNSTSSSSAARSAAADRQRLPESLRATALMEEDVAWSLDVDGERDGDQFDRSERASLRRVAGLSTELQDVTEVEYRQLRLERVVLVGVWTDGTVQDAENSLAELAALAETAGALVLDGVIQRRDKPDPATYIGSGKAQELRDIVLESGADTVVCDGELSPGQLIHLEDVVKVKVVDRTALILDIFAQHAKSREGKAQVALAQMQYMLPRLRGWGQSLSRQMGGGGSGSAGGGMATRGPGETKIETDRRRIREKMAKLRREIAEMKTSRDLKRQERRRHQVPSVAIAGYTNAGKSSLLNRLTGAGVLVENALFATLDPTVRRAETPSGRLYTLADTVGFVRHLPHHLVEAFRSTMEEVADADLVLHVVDGAHPVPEEQLAAVREVLRDVGAADVPEIVVINKADAADPLVVQRLLTHEKHAIAVSARSGEGVAELLALLDAELPRPRVEIEALVPYTHGALVSRVHVGGEVISEEHTAEGTLLKARVHDQLAAELGPFALAVQR; via the coding sequence ATGACCAACTCCACTTCATCCTCTTCCGCCGCCCGCTCCGCCGCGGCCGACCGCCAGCGCCTCCCCGAGAGCCTTCGGGCCACCGCCCTGATGGAAGAGGACGTCGCCTGGAGCCTGGACGTCGACGGGGAGCGCGACGGCGACCAGTTCGACCGCTCCGAGCGCGCCTCGCTGCGCCGCGTCGCGGGGCTGTCCACCGAGCTCCAGGACGTCACCGAGGTCGAGTACCGCCAGCTGCGGCTGGAACGGGTCGTCCTCGTCGGGGTCTGGACCGACGGCACCGTCCAGGACGCGGAGAACTCCCTCGCGGAGCTCGCCGCCCTCGCCGAGACCGCCGGCGCCCTCGTCCTCGACGGCGTGATCCAGCGCCGCGACAAGCCGGACCCGGCCACCTACATCGGCTCCGGCAAGGCCCAGGAGCTGCGCGACATCGTCCTGGAGTCCGGCGCCGACACCGTGGTCTGCGACGGTGAGCTCAGCCCCGGCCAGCTCATCCACCTCGAGGACGTCGTCAAGGTCAAGGTCGTCGACCGCACCGCGCTGATCCTCGACATCTTCGCCCAGCACGCCAAGTCCCGGGAGGGCAAGGCCCAGGTCGCGCTCGCCCAGATGCAGTACATGCTGCCCCGGCTGCGCGGCTGGGGCCAGTCGCTCTCCCGGCAGATGGGTGGCGGTGGCTCCGGTTCCGCGGGCGGCGGCATGGCGACCCGTGGCCCCGGTGAGACCAAGATCGAGACCGACCGGCGCCGCATCCGCGAGAAGATGGCGAAGCTGCGCCGCGAGATCGCCGAGATGAAGACCAGCCGCGACCTCAAGCGCCAGGAACGCCGGCGCCACCAGGTCCCCTCGGTCGCCATCGCCGGCTACACCAACGCGGGCAAGTCCTCGCTGCTCAACCGGCTCACCGGGGCCGGCGTCCTGGTGGAGAACGCGCTCTTCGCCACCCTGGACCCGACCGTGCGCCGCGCCGAGACCCCCAGCGGGCGGCTCTACACGCTCGCGGACACCGTCGGCTTCGTCCGCCACCTGCCGCACCACCTGGTGGAGGCGTTCCGCTCCACCATGGAGGAGGTCGCCGACGCCGACCTGGTGCTCCACGTGGTCGACGGGGCCCACCCGGTGCCCGAGGAGCAGCTCGCCGCCGTCCGCGAGGTGCTGCGGGACGTCGGCGCCGCCGACGTGCCGGAGATCGTGGTGATCAACAAGGCCGACGCCGCCGACCCGTTGGTGGTGCAGCGGCTGCTGACCCACGAGAAGCACGCCATCGCGGTCTCCGCCCGCTCCGGTGAGGGCGTCGCCGAACTCCTCGCCCTGCTCGACGCGGAGCTGCCGCGCCCGCGGGTGGAGATCGAGGCGCTGGTGCCCTACACCCACGGCGCCCTGGTCTCCCGGGTGCACGTCGGCGGCGAGGTGATCTCCGAGGAGCACACCGCCGAGGGCACCTTGCTCAAGGCCCGGGTGCACGACCAACTCGCCGCGGAACTGGGCCCGTTCGCCCTCGCGGTCCAGCGCTGA